In the Streptomyces sp. NBC_00525 genome, one interval contains:
- a CDS encoding histidine phosphatase family protein yields MPVRIVYESHATTTDNEAGIATGWLPGRLSETGRRQAAELGDRRRGTGLDAVYTSDLARAVETARIAFAGTDAPVLLRDARLRECDYGDLNGAPTSVLHPLRTRHIDRPWPGGGQSYRDVVEATAAFLRDLAAAWDGGRVLLIAHSANRWALDCLLAGARLETLVAHPPPWQPGVSYTLP; encoded by the coding sequence ATGCCCGTCCGGATCGTGTACGAGTCGCACGCCACGACCACCGACAACGAGGCCGGCATCGCCACGGGATGGCTGCCGGGGCGGCTCTCGGAGACCGGGCGCCGCCAGGCCGCCGAACTGGGCGACCGGCGGCGCGGCACCGGGCTCGACGCCGTCTACACCTCGGACCTGGCCCGCGCCGTGGAAACGGCCCGCATCGCCTTCGCCGGGACGGACGCCCCGGTGCTCCTCCGGGACGCCCGCCTGCGCGAGTGCGACTACGGGGACCTGAACGGCGCCCCGACCTCGGTCCTGCATCCGCTGCGCACCCGCCACATCGACCGCCCCTGGCCCGGCGGCGGCCAGAGCTACCGGGACGTGGTCGAGGCGACGGCCGCGTTCCTGCGCGACCTGGCGGCCGCGTGGGACGGGGGCCGGGTCCTCCTGATCGCCCACTCGGCGAACCGCTGGGCGCTGGACTGCCTGCTCGCCGGGGCCCGGCTGGAAACCCTCGTCGCGCACCCACCTCCGTGGCAGCCGGGCGTCTCCTACACGCTGCCCTGA
- a CDS encoding LCP family protein, whose translation MNDWPEGWTGDNRSGDRYGRGSASERPESARSMPHVQRRPAPPRQRPAPPRQRPVPQQPAGYDDGQPQYGEGYDSGYNTGQVYGAPGGGRGAGHGSGAGGGDRGHLQGRSRPAPNWGRRIRIGALVLVVALLAVSIGTYFWADSKLNRAVDLSKVIERPEAGKGTNYLIVGSDSRVGMTSEDKKRLHTGGPKEGGRTDSMMILHTGDNGPTLISLPRDSNVEIPSFIGSESGKKYPATGRTTKLNAAYATDGPELLVRTVEFNTGLRIDHYVEIGFGGFAKIVDAIGGVELDIPKAFKDKKSGADFQAGKQTLNGEQALAFVRTRYAFAEADLARTKNQQKFLAALASQTATFSTIINPFKLYPTMGAGLDTLVVDKDMSLWSLGKMFFAMKGVTGGDGTSMNMPISGSVGGNLAWDKAKVKQLVEQLKNDEKVTVTEN comes from the coding sequence ATGAACGATTGGCCCGAGGGCTGGACCGGCGACAACCGCAGCGGTGACCGCTACGGGCGGGGAAGCGCGAGCGAGCGCCCCGAGAGCGCACGCTCGATGCCGCACGTGCAGCGCCGCCCCGCCCCGCCTCGGCAGCGCCCCGCGCCGCCGAGGCAGCGCCCTGTCCCGCAGCAGCCCGCCGGTTACGACGACGGGCAGCCGCAGTACGGCGAGGGCTACGACAGCGGCTACAACACGGGCCAGGTCTACGGGGCGCCGGGCGGCGGCCGTGGCGCGGGTCACGGCTCGGGCGCCGGCGGCGGTGACCGGGGTCACCTCCAGGGCCGGTCCCGCCCGGCGCCGAACTGGGGCCGCCGGATCAGGATCGGCGCGCTGGTCCTGGTCGTGGCGCTGCTCGCGGTGTCCATCGGCACGTACTTCTGGGCCGACTCGAAGCTGAACCGCGCGGTGGACCTGTCCAAGGTCATCGAGCGGCCGGAGGCGGGCAAGGGGACGAACTACCTGATCGTGGGCTCGGACAGCCGCGTGGGTATGACGTCCGAGGACAAGAAGCGCCTCCACACGGGCGGCCCCAAGGAGGGCGGCCGGACCGACTCGATGATGATCCTGCACACCGGCGACAACGGCCCGACGCTGATCTCGCTGCCGCGTGACTCCAACGTGGAGATCCCGTCGTTCATCGGCTCGGAGTCCGGCAAGAAGTACCCGGCCACGGGCCGTACGACGAAGCTGAACGCCGCGTACGCGACGGACGGCCCCGAGCTGCTGGTGCGGACCGTCGAGTTCAACACCGGCCTGCGCATCGACCACTACGTCGAGATCGGCTTCGGCGGCTTCGCCAAGATCGTGGACGCGATCGGCGGGGTGGAGCTGGACATCCCGAAGGCGTTCAAGGACAAGAAGTCCGGCGCCGACTTCCAGGCCGGCAAGCAGACGCTGAACGGCGAGCAGGCACTGGCCTTCGTCCGCACCCGGTACGCCTTCGCCGAGGCCGACCTGGCCCGTACGAAGAACCAGCAGAAGTTCCTCGCGGCGCTGGCCAGTCAGACGGCGACCTTCTCGACGATCATCAACCCGTTCAAGCTGTACCCGACGATGGGTGCCGGCCTGGACACGCTGGTCGTGGACAAGGACATGTCCCTGTGGTCGCTCGGCAAGATGTTCTTCGCGATGAAGGGCGTCACGGGCGGCGACGGCACCTCGATGAACATGCCGATCTCGGGCTCGGTGGGCGGCAACCTGGCCTGGGACAAGGCGAAGGTGAAGCAGCTGGTCGAGCAGCTCAAGAACGACGAGAAGGTCACGGTCACCGAGAACTGA
- a CDS encoding DUF397 domain-containing protein — protein sequence MSWIKSSYSDSSSGNNCVEVAATPGLVLVRDSKDIHRPHLTHAPHAWAAFVAHTVAVA from the coding sequence GTGAGCTGGATCAAGAGCAGCTACAGCGACAGCAGCAGCGGCAACAACTGCGTCGAGGTCGCCGCCACCCCCGGCCTCGTCCTCGTGCGGGACTCCAAGGACATCCACCGCCCCCACCTCACCCACGCCCCGCACGCCTGGGCGGCCTTCGTCGCGCACACGGTCGCGGTGGCGTGA
- a CDS encoding acyl-CoA thioesterase has translation MTDQAPRPESDIPAKPTAASRTTLSHIMTGSDTNLLGTVHGGVIMKLVDDAAGAVAGRHSGGPAVTASMDEMVFLEPVRVGDLVHVRAQVNWTGRSSMEVGVRVMAERWNESTPATQVGSAYLVFAAVDADGRPRPVPQVVPETERDKRRYQEAQIRRTHRLARRRAIRELREKRLAEGIED, from the coding sequence ATGACAGATCAGGCTCCGCGCCCGGAGAGCGACATTCCGGCCAAGCCCACCGCGGCCTCCCGCACCACCCTCAGCCACATCATGACCGGCAGCGACACCAACCTCCTGGGTACCGTGCACGGCGGCGTGATCATGAAACTGGTGGACGACGCGGCGGGCGCCGTCGCCGGCCGGCACTCCGGCGGGCCCGCGGTCACCGCCTCGATGGACGAGATGGTCTTCCTGGAGCCGGTCCGCGTCGGCGACCTCGTCCACGTACGCGCCCAGGTCAACTGGACCGGCCGGTCCTCCATGGAGGTCGGCGTCCGGGTCATGGCCGAGCGCTGGAACGAGTCGACGCCGGCCACCCAGGTCGGCAGCGCGTACCTGGTGTTCGCGGCGGTCGACGCGGACGGCCGGCCCCGGCCCGTACCGCAGGTCGTCCCCGAGACGGAGCGGGACAAGCGGCGCTACCAGGAGGCGCAGATCCGCCGCACCCACCGGCTGGCCCGGCGCCGCGCGATCCGGGAGCTGCGCGAGAAGCGGCTCGCGGAGGGCATCGAGGACTGA
- a CDS encoding class I SAM-dependent methyltransferase, whose protein sequence is MTAFDVMERRIWDGQAASYARTAAPLCVRTVPALLDAAGVTAGTRLLDVGCGTGNVTAAALARGAAVRAVDAEPDMVAATRRAAPRVEVRAGTLPRLPYEDAEFDAVVGNFVLNHVGRPLDALVEMRRVARPGGRIAVTVWQLPGTPGQTLVGRAAKAAGLTPPDWLATVDEELNFPRTPDGLAALLTAAGFADVRGDTYAWDHRVDPEEWWAGPAAGIGAVGGIVTAAGPEGAAAAKREYDALCREFLTDDGLLALPHAAVLVQGSV, encoded by the coding sequence ATGACCGCGTTCGACGTGATGGAGCGGCGGATCTGGGACGGGCAGGCCGCGAGCTACGCCCGCACCGCCGCCCCGCTCTGCGTCCGTACCGTGCCCGCCCTGCTGGACGCCGCCGGTGTCACGGCCGGGACGCGCCTGCTCGACGTGGGGTGCGGCACCGGCAACGTGACCGCGGCGGCCCTCGCGCGGGGCGCCGCCGTCCGGGCCGTGGACGCCGAGCCCGACATGGTCGCCGCCACCCGGCGGGCCGCGCCCCGCGTCGAGGTGCGCGCCGGGACCCTGCCCCGACTGCCGTACGAGGACGCCGAGTTCGACGCGGTCGTGGGCAACTTCGTGCTCAACCACGTCGGCCGCCCCCTGGACGCCCTCGTCGAGATGCGGCGGGTCGCTCGCCCCGGCGGCCGGATCGCCGTCACGGTGTGGCAGCTGCCCGGCACACCGGGGCAGACGCTGGTCGGGCGGGCCGCCAAGGCGGCCGGGCTCACCCCGCCCGACTGGCTGGCCACGGTCGACGAGGAACTCAACTTCCCGCGCACCCCGGACGGGCTGGCCGCACTGCTCACGGCCGCCGGGTTCGCGGACGTCCGGGGCGACACGTACGCCTGGGACCACCGCGTCGATCCGGAGGAGTGGTGGGCGGGCCCCGCCGCCGGGATCGGGGCGGTCGGCGGGATAGTCACCGCCGCCGGGCCCGAGGGTGCGGCGGCGGCCAAGCGGGAGTACGACGCGCTGTGCCGCGAGTTCCTCACGGACGACGGGCTGCTGGCGCTGCCGCACGCGGCGGTGCTGGTTCAGGGCAGCGTGTAG
- a CDS encoding helix-turn-helix domain-containing protein, which yields MSVDAVGKDRNADNDTAEHGWDVDPEDESGVAVVAAVGRQLKAWREAARLRAAEFGAVIGYGEDLVYKVEGGRRIPRPEYMDKADDALGANGKIAVMKQDLAVVRYPKKVRDLAKMEAQAVELAVYAEHGVHGLLQTEGHARALLETRQPSYSRDEVERGVAARLARRAIFDRTPAPALSFVLEEAALRRPIGGVMEWRRQLERLLAIAHLRNVSLQIMPLNCETHPGLDGGIEVLKFGDGTAVGRSWGAFNGRPVTEPKQLRILELRYGMIRAQALTPAESLAFIERVLGET from the coding sequence ATGAGTGTGGATGCGGTCGGCAAGGACAGGAACGCCGACAACGACACGGCCGAACACGGTTGGGACGTCGACCCCGAGGACGAATCGGGCGTGGCCGTGGTCGCCGCCGTGGGCCGGCAACTCAAGGCCTGGCGCGAGGCGGCGCGCCTGCGAGCCGCCGAGTTCGGGGCGGTGATCGGGTACGGAGAGGACCTGGTCTACAAGGTCGAGGGCGGCCGGCGGATTCCCCGCCCGGAGTACATGGACAAGGCCGACGACGCTCTGGGCGCGAACGGCAAGATCGCCGTGATGAAGCAGGACCTGGCGGTGGTCCGGTACCCGAAGAAGGTCCGGGACCTGGCCAAGATGGAGGCCCAGGCGGTGGAGCTGGCGGTGTACGCCGAGCACGGCGTGCACGGCCTCCTGCAGACGGAGGGCCACGCCCGTGCGCTGCTGGAGACCCGCCAGCCCTCCTACTCTCGGGACGAGGTGGAACGCGGGGTGGCCGCTCGCTTGGCGCGACGCGCGATCTTCGACCGTACGCCGGCCCCGGCGCTCAGCTTCGTCCTGGAGGAGGCGGCACTGCGCCGCCCCATCGGCGGCGTAATGGAGTGGCGAAGGCAGCTGGAGCGGCTGCTCGCCATCGCGCATCTGAGGAACGTGTCCCTGCAGATCATGCCGCTCAACTGCGAGACCCATCCTGGGCTGGACGGTGGGATCGAGGTGCTGAAGTTCGGCGACGGCACGGCCGTGGGCCGCTCGTGGGGGGCGTTCAACGGCCGCCCTGTCACCGAGCCCAAACAGCTCCGTATCCTGGAACTTCGGTATGGCATGATCCGGGCCCAGGCCCTGACGCCAGCGGAGTCACTGGCCTTCATTGAGCGAGTGCTGGGAGAGACATGA
- a CDS encoding LCP family protein: protein MPTPHRSPRPVRPRTAPPRPRRRRKRGGRPRWGTRMATGLSVLVLGAGGIGHAVVTNLESGIDRIDPFKDMKNRPTGGRGTNLLLVGTDGRDKITEDEKRKYRLGGAPCHCTDTIMLVHLSADEERASVVSLPRDSYAEIPAHRDRTTGKEHAAHPVKLNAAYAEGGPALTVRTVEHMTGVKIDHYLEVDFTSFMTTVDAVGGVEICTARPLKDSYTGLDLAPGTHRLDGGQALQYVRSRHIDGDADLGRMQRQQKFMASLIEQATSSGVLLNPVKFREVVSTTLRSVRADRGLDTERMLSLGRALRDFTAASSEFASVPMGDVAYQVKGIGSTVKWDPVKSKRLFTALREDKPLTTARPAEKAPAKKVDVPPERVRVQVYNGTAQDGLGSAVDAALHATGFDTTRAPLTAPQHDLKRTLVTYDPRWDRSAKTLAAALPGAELRAVTGQGATMRVTAGEDAHTVRRVDAEQPDGGRFGAVKGNEVVCP from the coding sequence GTGCCCACGCCGCACCGCTCCCCCCGTCCCGTCCGGCCCCGGACCGCTCCCCCGCGGCCCCGGCGGCGGCGCAAGCGGGGCGGGCGGCCACGCTGGGGGACGCGGATGGCGACCGGGCTCTCGGTCCTCGTGCTCGGGGCGGGCGGGATCGGGCACGCGGTGGTGACGAACCTGGAGAGCGGGATCGACCGCATCGACCCGTTCAAGGACATGAAGAACCGCCCCACTGGCGGGCGCGGCACCAACCTGCTGCTCGTCGGCACCGACGGCCGGGACAAGATCACCGAGGACGAGAAGCGGAAGTACCGGCTGGGCGGTGCGCCCTGCCACTGCACGGACACGATCATGCTGGTGCATCTGTCGGCCGACGAGGAGCGCGCCAGCGTCGTCAGTCTGCCGCGCGACAGTTACGCGGAGATCCCCGCGCACCGCGACCGCACCACCGGCAAGGAGCACGCGGCGCACCCGGTGAAGCTGAACGCGGCGTACGCGGAGGGCGGGCCCGCCCTCACCGTGCGGACGGTCGAGCACATGACCGGCGTCAAGATCGACCACTACCTGGAGGTCGACTTCACCAGCTTCATGACCACGGTGGACGCCGTCGGCGGGGTGGAGATCTGCACCGCCCGCCCGCTGAAGGACTCCTACACCGGCCTGGACCTCGCCCCCGGCACCCACCGGCTCGACGGCGGCCAGGCCCTCCAGTACGTGCGCTCCCGGCACATCGACGGGGACGCCGACCTGGGCCGGATGCAGCGCCAGCAGAAGTTCATGGCCTCGCTCATCGAGCAGGCGACGAGCAGCGGGGTGCTGCTGAACCCGGTGAAGTTCCGCGAGGTCGTCTCGACGACGCTGAGGTCGGTACGGGCCGACCGGGGCCTGGACACGGAGCGGATGCTCTCGCTGGGCCGGGCGCTGCGCGACTTCACCGCCGCGTCGTCGGAGTTCGCCTCGGTGCCGATGGGCGATGTCGCGTACCAGGTCAAGGGCATCGGCTCCACGGTCAAGTGGGACCCGGTGAAGTCGAAGCGGCTCTTCACCGCGCTGCGCGAGGACAAACCCCTGACCACCGCCCGGCCCGCCGAGAAGGCCCCGGCGAAGAAGGTGGACGTGCCGCCGGAGCGGGTGCGGGTCCAGGTCTACAACGGCACCGCGCAGGACGGCCTCGGCTCCGCCGTGGACGCCGCGCTGCACGCCACCGGCTTCGACACCACCCGCGCCCCGCTCACCGCGCCGCAGCACGACCTGAAGCGGACCCTGGTGACGTACGACCCCCGCTGGGACCGGTCCGCGAAGACCCTGGCGGCGGCGCTGCCGGGGGCGGAGCTGCGGGCGGTCACGGGGCAGGGGGCGACGATGCGGGTGACGGCGGGCGAGGACGCCCACACGGTGCGCCGGGTGGACGCGGAGCAGCCGGACGGGGGGAGGTTCGGGGCGGTGAAGGGGAACGAGGTGGTGTGCCCGTAG
- a CDS encoding LCP family protein, producing the protein MLRWIAFSVAFLILGTGAAGYLYYQHLNSKLQKGARSAGNSGAKKTAPNAAGQTPINLLLIGSDDRNSAENLKLGGSKKSVGAEPLADVQMLLHVSADRKNASVVSIPRDTRVDIPACENPDTHKKYPATNDLINVSLRGGAGCTLDTWEKLTGIYIDHWMMVDFAGVVDMADAVGGAWVCVNQDVYDLPKPRVPGGSFLRMKAGRHKIQGEQALKWLRTRHAFGSDIGRSKAQHMYLNSVMRELKSQNAFTDTGRLMNLAETAVESLTVSEEIGTVKKLFDLGMQLKNVPLDKMNMLTMPRIPDPENPDAHVLPKPGAADKLWALLREDQSLDPKDRAKAKKKAAQGPKAGPPASIGITVVNGTGGDGQQPAEGRAAAVRDLLKAKGFTEADTTNDPGSALTTEVSYPRSAGAQGKSDALSVAKALGLPTSAVKDTPDGAGLTVTVGSDWRTGTQAPKTPDDDSDPLEGTEAVNSAKKDDCMDVYWPYRTP; encoded by the coding sequence GTGCTGCGCTGGATAGCCTTCTCGGTCGCCTTCCTCATACTCGGGACCGGCGCGGCCGGTTACCTGTACTACCAGCACCTCAACAGCAAGCTGCAGAAGGGCGCGCGCAGCGCCGGCAACAGCGGGGCGAAGAAGACCGCGCCGAACGCGGCAGGCCAGACCCCGATCAACCTCCTGCTGATCGGCTCCGACGACCGCAACAGCGCGGAAAACCTCAAGCTCGGCGGTTCCAAGAAGAGCGTCGGGGCGGAGCCGCTCGCCGATGTGCAGATGCTGCTGCACGTCTCGGCCGACCGGAAGAACGCCTCGGTCGTGAGCATCCCCCGCGACACCCGCGTGGACATTCCCGCCTGCGAGAACCCCGACACGCACAAGAAGTACCCGGCGACCAACGACCTCATCAACGTGTCGCTGCGCGGCGGGGCCGGCTGCACCCTGGACACCTGGGAGAAGCTCACCGGCATCTACATCGACCACTGGATGATGGTCGACTTCGCGGGCGTGGTGGACATGGCGGACGCCGTGGGCGGCGCCTGGGTCTGTGTGAACCAGGACGTCTACGACCTGCCCAAGCCCAGGGTGCCCGGCGGCTCGTTCCTGCGGATGAAGGCGGGCCGGCACAAGATCCAGGGCGAGCAGGCACTGAAGTGGCTGCGCACCCGGCACGCCTTCGGCAGCGACATCGGCCGCTCCAAGGCCCAGCACATGTACCTGAACTCGGTGATGCGCGAGCTGAAGAGCCAGAACGCGTTCACGGACACGGGCAGGCTGATGAACCTGGCCGAGACCGCCGTCGAGTCGCTCACGGTCTCGGAGGAGATCGGCACCGTCAAGAAGCTGTTCGACCTCGGCATGCAGCTCAAGAACGTGCCGCTGGACAAGATGAACATGCTGACGATGCCGCGCATCCCCGACCCCGAGAACCCCGACGCCCACGTGCTGCCGAAGCCGGGCGCCGCCGACAAGCTGTGGGCGCTGCTGCGCGAGGACCAGTCGCTGGACCCGAAGGACCGGGCCAAGGCGAAGAAGAAGGCCGCCCAGGGCCCGAAGGCCGGCCCCCCGGCGTCGATCGGGATCACCGTGGTCAACGGCACCGGCGGCGACGGGCAGCAGCCCGCCGAGGGCCGCGCCGCCGCCGTACGCGATCTGCTCAAGGCCAAGGGCTTCACCGAGGCGGACACCACCAACGATCCCGGTTCCGCGCTGACGACCGAGGTGTCGTACCCGCGCAGCGCCGGGGCCCAGGGCAAGTCGGACGCGCTGTCCGTGGCCAAGGCGCTGGGGCTGCCGACCAGCGCGGTCAAGGACACCCCGGACGGGGCCGGGCTGACGGTGACCGTCGGCTCCGACTGGCGTACGGGCACTCAGGCACCGAAGACGCCCGACGACGACAGCGACCCGCTGGAGGGCACCGAAGCGGTGAACAGCGCCAAGAAGGACGACTGCATGGACGTCTACTGGCCGTACCGCACGCCGTAG